The window AGCTCAAGACTTCTGAAGTGTCTtcagcttcctagttgtcctTCTGCAGGAAGGACACCCATGCTCCAAACTCACAAGTAACAAGATGTAGGCCATTTCGGTCTGCTCTGTGGGATCCACCCTATTACAGCTGCCAGCCCCTTCTCCTTCCACTGCCTGGATCCACCTGCAGTACCAGGTGTAAAACTCAAGTCATTATAGTCAAATGACTTTCTAAAAACTAAAGCTTCTGCTTTTCTGATAGCTGCTATACTGATTCTTTGTAATGATAGACATTAGTTTGGGTGCTTGCTaagtattttaaagtttcttgTTTTTACATTCAGTACTAAAAAGTGAATTTACCTTCAGAAAGCTAAATCAATTTGTATCTAAAATATTGGGAAAGTAAAAACTTCATCTTGGGATAACATCCTGATAATTAAAGATTTGTAGCACTCCACTTGTGACCTTTAACCCCCAGTTTCtcatgcaaaaaaacaaaactaaaaaccccATATAACTTACCAGTGAGTTTTAAAAAGAGGCTCCATTCTCACATTAGtggcatactttaaaaaaaaaaaataacctagtAATAGGCTACCTTTTTTTGCCCCCCAAAGATCACACAGATAGCACTTCTCATTTTTATAGACACGATGTAGTCAGAATTCATCTTCCCATAAGGTGCAGATGCCATCCAAGAGAACTGAACACCTTAAGCCTGGTTTAATTTCTGGTTCTCCTCCCTGTTACTGATTAGTTTTAAAATAGGAACTACtatccaccagcccagggatatcTTATTTTAGCAAGGCAGTGGCTTCTACAGCCCACGCTTGCCCCCTAGCTCACTGAGGCTTACCATGGAGCCATCATCTTTCACTAATGATATAGCCTGAAGATTTTCATGACTAAAAactatgcaaaataaataaggacaaacatttttctaacaaaaccacttttattttaaaattgttttaccaCCAAATACAGAATATGTGGTGGCAGTGTCCACTTGGGTCCAACTATTATCAGCTAAGAGGAGTGCCAGTGCAGTACCAACTTTATGCAGACTTTACTAAAGAAATGTCCTAAATAAATCTGCCTTCTGGTGACACCAGTGGCACTAGTTTACAACAAACTGTAGCAAAATGAATGTCTGCATTAAGAGGTTGCTCACAGGCAACAGAATGAACTTTGGATACTGATTTGCCCTGGGAACTGACAGTGTTTTCCTTGTCTCTTACAGAATTGGTCATGCCACCACATGGTTCTTTTAGCTACTAAAGTGTCTAAGCAAAAGTCACCTAcatatcagctttgttttaaaaaatgtagaggCTATTAAGACCATTAATGGAATCTGATGGATTTGTCATAGACCAAATTCTTACACATAGAATCCTTAAAAAGTTACTCAATTACAAACTGTACAAATGCTGCTTTTCTCTACAgcaatttatttaataatttataatcaAAACTTGGAGACTACAAACCCCAGTCTCTATCTCCCTCTTAGCCACCTAACACTAGCCATTTATCTGTTTAGTATTGTAATACAGTACAAACGTGATCAACAATTTCTATACTATTTCGGAAAAGGCAAATTCCTGTAATgtcaatgaaaatataaatttactAGTTATAGGAGAGATATTTACCCCTAAGACACTGTTGCATGACCCCATTCCTACATCCAAAACACAAGTTAAGCCATAATTTAGACAGAAGGTATTGTTGACAATTCTCCTGGCATCTACCTTGAGGTGATGTACTCACTCAATTTAGTTAATATGTTTGAACATGCAAAGAAAGGAAGAGCTGAAGTGGAAACTGATGAGGTAATGACATACATTCAACATGTGAAGAAACACAATGCAGTTCTACAGGAGCCTGACTTGTGAGTTTAAGGATTTTATTATCAAAGTCCTGTAAAACAATTTCAGAAACTGTACATCAACATGGCACAGATGGTAGcctacttttgttttttatactACACAAAAGTGAAGCTTATAACTCCTGTAACTAAGAAAACAGTTACCTACCTAGTCTGCATATAACATGGAATCACTGTTCATAAGATACCACTGCAATCAAAGTAACACAAATTTATTGGTTTTGTACAACTTGAGATCAAATAAAAGTACATTATCAAGATTTGTCGTATTTTAAAAGCACATGAAGGTCAATTTAAAATGCACCACTACCTCCTCTTGTTCAACATtgagatttaaaacaaaagttgAAAACTGAAAATCAGGACGAGGTCATTTTCTTCTAGTGATGGACTGGATAAGCAGGTTGCGTTCACTGGTAGAGATGTGAAATaaattattggaaaaaaaaacataagtaGCTATGAAAAGTGAACAACTCTAATTCAAAACATATTTTACAGccagttttatttgaaaattttttttcctgtaatttaAAGCCTACTTAGCCATCAAAAAAGGTTAGTGCATATATAACCTTTGAAAGTTAAACAAAGCCACAAAAATTTAGCCACAAGGCTCAAAAGGCTTATCTATCACAAATGCTTGTTTCCAGATGTAACTCTAAGAATGTTAATTTGTCATGTCAACAAGAAAGACCATTAAGTAGGTCACGGTGTTGGAGGGTTTCATGACATTTGGGGTAACATGCAATCAGTGCATTCCCTACATGGCTCTATCACGGCAAGGACTCAAACTCTAGAAATACTCTAAGTGAACGCACTGAGGATCATACGACAGAGACAATCCATGCCTGCTAGAGATGCATGCAGCTGTTCATTTGTGTTAGAAGCAGCAGTTGCACAGCTGCTTGGTCACGCAAATGGTTATCACCATGGCAGTGCTGGTCACCCAGGTACCACTTTCTAAAAGCTTTTGCTGTAACTAGAGGTCACAACTGGGTGTTGTGCAGCCATTGGTAATGTGCAGCTGTATACACCTATGTgagatgaacacacacagaattaAGGTATCATGAGGAATGATACCGAGGCCCATCTGCAGCTAGCTTCAGGGGCTCAGTCACTCATATCCATGTCTTCTTCGTGGTGATCATCCCCATTCACTTTGGATTCTCGCAGGTCACCCACCCCCTTCTCCACAGAGCACTCCTTTGTTTTAGGGGACATtgcttctgttggtcttttctcctccttcttctccttctcactGTCGTAGCCCTGTTCTTCTTCATCATAATCCCGTGTCACCTGCTTTGCCAAGGAGAATGGAAATATAAGCTTCTTCAAAGGAAAAGCACTTTTAAAAACAGGGACAGCATCTTGGTGGCAGAGCCCTGGCCTGTGTACTTACTTTGACGTCTTTGTCGCTCTCAGACTTCCTTTCACGCTCCTTCTCCTTGTCTTTGCTCCTCTTCTTTTTACTTGTTGATCTTTCCCTTTCATCCCTGCTTCTTTCTTTGTCcttatcttttttcttctcttttttatgtcTAGAAAGAACGACAGTTAAAATGTGCTTATAAGAGCTACATTGTAGGAACTTCTGGCAGTTGTATTCCTAAGTAGGCAACAGGTCTTACTCTGCTTAGATGATGAGCTTCTTAACCAAGCTCACTAGAAAGATCACAAAGAGCCAAATCAAAACATCAGGCAATCAAAGAATCTAAGCTGGATACAGGCCCGAAGTgctaaccccccacccccaacaaagcACATACTGAAAATCTCTAGAGAATAATGCCTTAATTGACCTCCACAAATTAAAGTGTATGTAAGAAATCCAGCAGTTTAAAAAATTCAGTAGTCTAAAATACTATGAATCATAGGTATAAACAATTGATACCCCTACCTCCGTGGAGATGGTGAGCGAGACAGCTTTCTTTTAGGAGACCTAGGCTTTTTAGGAGACCTTGTACCACTCCTGCTTCGCCGTCGTCGTCTTTCCCTAGAATCACAAATGTGCAAACTAGGCTTTAAAATATAGTGTGGTCTCACTAGCTCCATTAGAAACTCCCACAGCCCAAGACCTGCCTCACAATACTCTTTTAGGCCAAAACAGTCTCAAGCTTAAGAAAAGACTAAAGTGATGGGTTGATCTGGAACAAGTTGGATGGGGAAGGTACAAATCCCTTACCTTATTAAATGCAAAAATGAGTGTTTTTACTTTCTT is drawn from Onychomys torridus chromosome 6, mOncTor1.1, whole genome shotgun sequence and contains these coding sequences:
- the Srsf11 gene encoding serine/arginine-rich splicing factor 11 isoform X5, which translates into the protein MSTVDPKLNHVAAGLVSPSLKSDTSSKEIEEAMKRVREAQSLISAAIEPDKKEEKRRHSRSRSRSRRRRTPSSSRHRRSRSRSRRRSHSKSRSRRRSKSPRRRRSHSRERGRRSRSTSKARDKKKEDKEKKRSKTPPKSYSTARRSRSASSLHICDSRERRRRRSRSGTRSPKKPRSPKRKLSRSPSPRRHKKEKKKDKDKERSRDERERSTSKKKRSKDKEKERERKSESDKDVKQVTRDYDEEEQGYDSEKEKKEEKRPTEAMSPKTKECSVEKGVGDLRESKVNGDDHHEEDMDMSD